From a single Calothrix sp. NIES-2098 genomic region:
- a CDS encoding transcriptional regulator, AsnC family protein: protein MKPTLKNFEQLQQLDDIDRQLLCLLQENSRITFAELARHVNLSTPGLQKRLRKLEEKGVIDRYVTLVNREALGLDLLCFAQVTLANHQPECVGMFCDRVKELPEVLECHHLSGEFDYLLKMVVPNHQHLAKLLSEKITRIPGIDRIQTNIVLDEIKASTSLPLD, encoded by the coding sequence GTGAAGCCAACACTCAAGAACTTTGAACAACTCCAACAATTGGATGATATTGACCGGCAACTGTTGTGTCTGTTGCAAGAGAACAGCCGGATAACTTTTGCTGAATTAGCTCGTCACGTGAATCTCTCAACGCCTGGGTTGCAGAAGAGATTGCGCAAGCTAGAAGAAAAAGGCGTGATAGACCGCTATGTTACTTTAGTGAATCGAGAGGCGCTAGGTTTAGACTTGCTGTGTTTTGCACAAGTAACCTTAGCTAATCATCAGCCTGAATGCGTAGGGATGTTTTGCGATCGCGTCAAAGAACTACCAGAAGTTTTAGAATGTCACCATCTCAGCGGCGAATTTGACTATTTATTGAAAATGGTTGTCCCTAACCATCAACACTTAGCAAAGTTATTATCAGAAAAAATTACCCGCATTCCTGGTATAGATAGAATCCAGACAAATATTGTTCTTGATGAAATTAAAGCTTCAACCTCGTTACCATTAGATTAA